Genomic segment of Chloroflexota bacterium:
GGACGGATCCGGCGGACATCCAGCCGTGGGTGCGCCTGACGCAAGACACGGGCACGCGGCTGGCGCCGAACGTGATGCCGCGCGGGCTGGCCTCGGCCGACTACCGGCGGCGCGCCAGCGGGCTGTACGACGCCGGCGTGGAGAACCTGTACTTCTGGGACACGAGTCCCTACAAGCCGGGCTCGTGGGAAGGGCTGCGTCGCCTGGGGCACGTGGACGAGATTCGCGCCTGGCGCGCGGCCGGCGAGCCCGAATTGGCGCCGACCACCATCCGCATCCGCGAGTTGGACGGCTGGAGCTTCGAGACGTACGGGACGGGAGAGTAGGTGGCGGAGGTCAGGTTCTGCCCAACGACCGAATCCGGTCTGGTCCTTGGGTCGGACTTCCGTTTCTGGGGTTCGATGCCTGACAAGCGCTGCGGCTCGGCTGCTGGATTCCCGCTCTCGCAAACCTTGACAAGACCTGGCCAAGATTGGGGATGGTCGGGCGCATCCCTTCCGCCCCCAGTTTCAATGATGGGTGGATTCCCGCCTTCGCGGGAATGACGAACTTGCCTCGCCCGGTGGCCCATGCTGTGCGCAGCATGGGAGATTCACCTGGGAGCAGTCCCACGCTGCACGCAGCGCGGGCCACCGAAGCGCCCTGATTGTCCTTTCGTGCGGAGCGAGAAACCTAGGGGGTGGGGAATCAGCGCGGCGGCCTTGGACTCCTCACTGCGTCCGGAATGACAGGGAGGGGCGTTCTAGGTGACAGGTTCGGGGTGACGGGATTCACGTCACCCGCTTGACGGCCCGGACGTGTCTACAGCATCTCCGTCCAGGGGTCGAGCGCGGGGTACATGTAGACGCAGTGCAGCGTCTCGCCGTCGCCGGTGCGGAAGCCGTGGGGGGTCCATGCCGGCGCCAGGAGGAAGTCACCGGCCGCCACCGTGTGCTCCTCGTCCCGAATCAGCAGCGTGCCGGTCCCTTCGACGACGTAGAAGCCTTCCTCGATGCGGTGGCGGTGCACCGGCAACTCGCTGTTTGGGCGCAGGAGGAAGGCGCCGGCGGTGAGCGCGCCGGACTCGGCTTCGGCGTTGAGCGCCTCGCAGGCCTCGAGCCCGGGCATGTCGGTCGGTGCGAGTGGCTTGGATTCCGCGCGGATGATGGTCATGAGTGTCTCCGTGGGCTGCTGTCCGGATACGATAACCGGCCTGCCGGAGGCCCTTTGCTAGACTCCCCGCGGCTGCCGCGGAACGCTGGCCGCACGGCGCAACGGCGCCAACGCGTGAGACGCACCTGCTGAACACTCACACGCCCTCTCTCCAAGAACGAGCGCTCTATCTCGGCAGCGACGTGCCGAGCGTCCGACCCGATGCGCCAGGCGTCCCGTGGCGCGTCACGCCTGAGCCTTTCCCGCTGCGGCCGGAAACCGTGGCGCGGCTGCGCGTGCTGGGTCACGACCTGCTGGCGTTCTACCAGGCGGTCAACCGCCTGTATCTGAGCGCGGCGCGAGGCCGGCAGCCGCCGTGGGTGCTGCGCTTGCTCAACCAGGGCAAGCCGGAGCGTGTGCGAGAGTTGGGCCAGCTGCGGCGGATGCGGTCGCAGTTGCCGCGAATCATCCGGCCCGACCTGATGGCGGGCGACGACGGCACGCTGCGGGCGACGGAGCTGGACTCGGTGCCGGGGGGATTCGGCACGCTGGCGGCCCTGACCCGGCGCTATGCCGACCTGGGATTCGATCCGGTGGGCGGCGCCGAGGGCATTCCGCACGCGCTGGCGGCCATGTTCCGCGAGGTGGCCGAGGGCGACGACCCGACGGTGGCCATCGTGGTAGCGGACGAGTCCGAGGACTACCGCAGCGAGATGATCTCGATTGCGGGCGACCTGCAGGACCTCGGGCTCGATGCGCATGCGGTGCATCCGCGCGACCTCTCGCTGCAAGGCGACGCGCTGTGCTTCGGCGACGACGCGCGGCGCGTGGACGTGGTGTACCGCTTCCTGGAGCTCCACGACTTGCCCAACATCCCGAAAATCGATCTGCTGATCTACGCCATGAAGCAGCGGCTGGCCGTGGTCACGCCGCCGTTCAAGGCCTACCTGGAGGAGAAGCTGCTGCTGGCGCTGTTCCGGCATGCGGCCTTGCAGGACTTTTGGCGGGGTGAGCTGGGCCGGGACGTGATGGATCGCCTGGGCGTGGCGCTGGCGCCGACCTGGGTGCTCGATCCGGCGCCGCTGCCGCCGTTTGCCGCGATCGATCCGGCGCTGGAGACCGCGGGGCGGCAGGTGCGGACCTGGGACGAGCTGCCGGGGCTGACCCAGCGGCAACGACGGCTGGTGATCAAGCCTTCCGGGTTCTCGGAGCTGGCCTGGGGCGCGCGCGGGGTCACGGTGGGACACGACGTGTCGGCCGACGACTGGGAACAGGCCGTCCGGCAGGCGCTGGAGAGCTTCCCGACCAGCCTCTATGTCATCCAGCCCTACCACGAGAGCCGCCGGGTGCGGGTGCCGTATTTCGATCCTGAGACGGATGAAGTGCGCGAGATGAACGGGCGCACGCGAATTTCGCCGTTCTACATCGTGGCGAACGACGACGTGACGCTGGCGGGCGTGCTGGTGACGGTGGTGCCGGCGGCGAACAAGGTCATCCACGGCACGCCGGAGTCGGTGCTGGCGCCGGCGGTGGTGTCGGATGAGGCGGTGGTCTGAAGGGCCTGTCAGGCAGGCCATAGGCGGGTGGGGGCGGTTCGTGAACCGCCTCTACAGTGGCGGCGATGGTCGTCCGGCGGTAAGGGCGGGTTTGAAACCCGCACCTACGCGGCGGCCGTGAGCGCCGGCACATCGGGAGGTGGGCGGAACCCCTCACCCGACCCTCTCCCCGTGGGAGAGGGGGCCGGACCGCGGTCGGGAAGGCCGCTAGCCGCAAGGCGAAGGGCGCCCGCAAGGGGCGTCCCTACAGGGCAGGGAGAGGGGGTCGCCCCCCGGCGGAAAATCGACGCCGGGCGGCGCCGACTAGCTAGCCGAGTCGTCGGCCTGGTGGCGGGCGATGGCGGCGTCGACGAGTTGGCCGGCGGCTTCGGGGCCGTCGCGTCGCAGGACCTTGTAGAGCCCCGCCGCGCGGAGCTCGCGCCAGAGTCGTTCGCGCGACCCGAAGCCGGATACCGCGC
This window contains:
- a CDS encoding cupin domain-containing protein codes for the protein MTIIRAESKPLAPTDMPGLEACEALNAEAESGALTAGAFLLRPNSELPVHRHRIEEGFYVVEGTGTLLIRDEEHTVAAGDFLLAPAWTPHGFRTGDGETLHCVYMYPALDPWTEML